From one Bacteroides fragilis NCTC 9343 genomic stretch:
- a CDS encoding patatin-like phospholipase family protein, producing the protein MKKNLLLLFLFLLFLPMLVQAQKVGLVLSGGGAKGLTHIGIIRALEENNIPIDYITGTSMGAIVGSLYAMGYSPDDMETLLKSEDFKRWYSGEVEEKYMYYFKKNLPTPEFFNIRFSFKDSLSLKPQFLPTSVVNPIQMNLVFIDLYARATAACDGDFDKLFVPFRCIASDVYNKKQLILKRGDLGDAVRASMSFPFMFKPIEIDSMLAYDGGIYNNFPTDVMREDFHPDIIIGSVVSTNPGKPKENDLMSQIENMVMQKTDYSLPDSAGILMTFKYNDVSLMDFQRIDELEKIGYDRTMSLMDSIKSRIHRRVNVDNIRLRRLVYKSNYPELRFKNIYIDGANTHQQVYIKKEFHTSDDKEFTYEDLKRGYFRLLSDNMISEIIPHAVFNPEDDTYDLHLKIKMENEFSVRVGGNVSTTSSNQIYLGLAYQNLNYYSKEFTLDGQLGKIYNNAQFMAKVDFATTIPTSYRFIASISTFDYFKKDKLFSKNDKPAFNQKDERFLKLKVALPFLSSKRLELGFGIAQIEDRYFQNNVIDFDKDKYDKSGYRLFGGSVSFNGSTLNSRQFPIQGAREALVAQIFTGNESFRPGVNSENKKPVKEKHSWLQLSYMKEKYHKMGANWILGWYLDAVYASKNFSENYTATMMQASEFAPTAHSKLTYNEAFRANQYVAAGIRPIYRLNQMFHVRGEFYGFLPIFPIERNSINKAYYGKAFSRFEYLGEISVVCQLPFGAISAYVNHYSSPRREWNVGLTLGWQLFNYRFIE; encoded by the coding sequence ATGAAGAAAAATCTTTTATTGTTATTTCTTTTTTTACTGTTTTTGCCAATGCTTGTCCAGGCACAGAAAGTCGGATTGGTATTGAGTGGCGGCGGTGCTAAAGGACTGACGCATATTGGAATTATTCGTGCTCTAGAAGAGAATAATATCCCGATAGATTATATAACCGGTACTTCTATGGGAGCCATTGTGGGCTCTCTTTATGCCATGGGGTATTCGCCTGACGACATGGAAACCTTACTGAAATCAGAAGATTTCAAGCGATGGTATTCCGGTGAGGTGGAAGAAAAATACATGTACTATTTTAAGAAGAATCTTCCCACGCCGGAGTTTTTCAATATACGTTTTTCCTTTAAGGACTCGTTGAGCCTGAAGCCGCAGTTTCTGCCGACCAGTGTTGTTAATCCTATCCAGATGAACCTTGTCTTTATCGATCTGTATGCGCGCGCTACGGCTGCATGTGACGGTGACTTTGATAAACTTTTTGTACCATTTCGTTGTATCGCATCGGATGTGTATAACAAGAAGCAGCTGATTCTGAAGCGTGGTGATCTGGGTGACGCCGTACGGGCTTCTATGAGTTTTCCCTTTATGTTCAAGCCTATCGAGATAGACAGCATGTTGGCTTACGACGGTGGAATCTATAATAATTTTCCAACCGACGTGATGCGTGAGGATTTTCATCCGGACATCATTATCGGTAGCGTTGTATCTACTAATCCGGGAAAGCCGAAAGAGAATGATCTGATGAGCCAGATAGAAAATATGGTTATGCAGAAGACAGACTACTCTCTTCCTGATTCTGCCGGTATTTTGATGACTTTCAAATATAATGATGTAAGTCTGATGGACTTCCAACGCATCGATGAGCTCGAGAAAATAGGATATGACCGTACAATGAGCCTGATGGACTCCATCAAAAGCCGTATTCACCGTAGGGTTAATGTGGATAATATCCGTTTAAGGCGGTTGGTGTATAAAAGCAATTATCCTGAACTCAGATTTAAAAACATCTATATCGACGGAGCTAATACTCACCAACAGGTGTACATAAAGAAAGAGTTTCATACCTCGGACGATAAAGAATTTACGTATGAGGATTTGAAACGGGGATATTTCCGTTTACTTTCGGATAACATGATTTCGGAGATTATTCCCCATGCCGTTTTCAATCCGGAAGATGATACGTACGATTTGCATCTGAAAATAAAGATGGAGAATGAATTTTCGGTTCGTGTGGGAGGTAATGTGTCTACGACCAGCTCCAATCAGATTTATCTGGGACTTGCATACCAGAATCTGAACTATTATTCGAAAGAGTTTACGCTTGACGGACAGTTGGGCAAAATATATAATAATGCTCAGTTCATGGCCAAAGTCGATTTTGCCACTACTATCCCGACATCCTATCGTTTTATCGCTTCCATCAGTACTTTCGATTATTTTAAAAAAGATAAGCTTTTCTCTAAAAACGATAAGCCGGCTTTTAATCAGAAGGATGAACGATTCTTGAAATTGAAGGTCGCTCTTCCTTTCTTATCCAGCAAAAGATTGGAATTGGGCTTTGGAATTGCGCAGATAGAGGATCGATACTTTCAGAATAATGTGATTGATTTTGATAAGGACAAATATGATAAGAGCGGATATCGCCTGTTTGGTGGTTCCGTTAGTTTTAATGGCAGTACACTGAACTCCAGGCAATTCCCGATTCAAGGTGCAAGAGAGGCCTTGGTTGCTCAGATATTTACGGGAAATGAAAGTTTTCGTCCGGGGGTTAATTCGGAGAATAAAAAGCCCGTAAAAGAAAAGCATTCGTGGTTACAGTTGTCATATATGAAGGAGAAATATCATAAGATGGGTGCTAATTGGATATTGGGATGGTATCTGGACGCAGTTTATGCCTCTAAGAACTTCTCAGAGAACTATACGGCCACTATGATGCAGGCTAGTGAGTTTGCCCCCACTGCACATAGTAAATTGACGTATAACGAAGCTTTCCGTGCCAATCAATATGTTGCTGCCGGAATACGTCCCATTTATCGTTTAAACCAGATGTTTCATGTCCGTGGAGAATTTTATGGTTTTTTGCCTATTTTCCCAATTGAACGGAACTCCATTAATAAGGCTTATTATGGAAAAGCATTTTCCCGATTCGAATATTTAGGAGAAATTTCAGTGGTTTGTCAATTACCATTTGGAGCTATCTCTGCATATGTAAATCATTATAGCTCACCAAGAAGGGAGTGGAATGTAGGGCTGACACTCGGCTGGCAACTGTTTAATTACCGGTTCATCGAATAA